Genomic segment of Sebastes umbrosus isolate fSebUmb1 chromosome 22, fSebUmb1.pri, whole genome shotgun sequence:
atcaatagaagaataaaaaataaaaaatcccaaGTTGTTACATATTAATTTAGTTCACATCAATTAAGAAAAATTGAGTTATTGGAGACCACTCGTTATGAATACATCTGTCCTTAGGTGTAACTTGCAGTGATGTTTTCCATGTAGTAAAAGGAaggtgtttttaatttaattattttctttgtaactccagataaaaacaaacttagAAACCAACATATAAAATCAGTTGCTGTTTATTTTCAGGCTATATGAGAACTCATCAGTTCTTGTCTCCTGATCTACAcatcaaacaaaacattcaatgtTTGTACACATGACACACGCGGTGCAACTTTTTCAACATCAACCGACCAACAAACATGACAAGAtgatctattttattatttatttatttttaaaaagagatgATTTTTTGTAGCAGAAGGTATTTCGACGGGCCTCACAGACCCGTAAGCATTAGTAATCATATATTTGTGAGGACCAGTTTCAGTTTTAGACCAGAAAAGTGAACTCACTTCACTTCACACAGTCAAAAACCAAGTCATACGCCGCCTAAGAGCTGTTTAGGGGGTTAAGACTGATCAGTCCTCACAAGTATACaagaacttgtgtgtgtgtgcattagtaATCATATATTTGTGAGGACCAGTTTCAGTTTTAAACCAGAAAAGTgaactcacttcacttttccaTGTAAAAAACCAAGTCATACGCCTCAAAAAGCCCTCTTCAAAGGGGTTAAGACTGATCAGTCCTCACAAGTATACaagaacttgtgtgtgtgtgcattagtaATCATATATTTGTGAGGACCAGTATCAGTTTTAGACCAGAAAAGTGAACTCACTTCACTTCACACAGTCAAAAACCAAGTCATACGCCGCCTAAGAGCTGTTTAGGGGGTTAAGACTGATCGATCCTCACAAGTATACAagaacatgtgtttgtgtgagtgtatgtggtGCGTTTTTTTCGCCTCAGTGTTGAGTCGTGCAGCAGAAGAGCCTCCTGAGCCACTTGTTCTTTTTCTTGGCGATCTGGTTCTGTAGATCAGCCAGCTGGGTCTTCAGGGTGCTCTCCGACTCATTCCACTCCTGCTCCTTTTCACGCAGAGTCTCGTTGAGGTCTTCTGTGGCCTGAAGGAGGGATGACTTGTCCTTCAGCTCCCGCTTAGTCTTCTTCAGAGTAGCCGCGAGAGTGGAgttcctctctttttcctcaaCAAGCTGAGCAACAAAGGAGGCGGTCTGAGCTTCATGCTTTCTAGTCAGATCAGCCGTGAGGTCCTTAAGCTGTGCTGAGAGGGATGAATTTTCCTGCTCAGCTTTCTTCAGAGCAGCCGCgagcttctttttcttctgcctttgtCGTTCCAGCTTAGACAGAATGAGGGCGATGTGTTCCTCTGTCGCCGCATTGGTGGTCTCCACTTGCTGCTTCTCCAGCTCTTCTTCGACATGCGCCTCTTCGACATGCGCCTCTTCCTGCCACCGGATCCGTCCGGCCTCGATCTCACACTCAGCCTTCTCCAGAGTAGCCGCGAGCTTCTGTTTCTTCTGCTTTTGTTGTTCCAGCTGAGACAGAATGAGGGCCATGTGTTCCTCTGTCGACTCCTGGATGGTGCTTTTCTTGTTGGAGGGCTGAGTCCGCGGCAATTGTTTGGACTGATCCACAACTTTTGCCAACCCTTCGGTCTCCACTCGCAGCATCTCCAGCTCTTCCTCAACCAGCGCTATGTCCTGCTGCTGGCGCCATCCGGCCAACAGCTCCCACTCGGCCGCCTCCAGAGCATCCAAGAGCTCGGTGTTTCTCAGTTTTTGCTCATGAAGCTGAGCAACAAAGGTGGCAGTCTGACCTTCCAGCTTTCTAGTCAGATCAGCCATGAGGTCCTTGGTGATTTGGATCCGAGCATCCGGCTGGGCAAGATTGGCACCCTGAAGCTGTGCTGAAAAGGATGAATTTCCCTGCTCGGTCTTCTTCAGAACAGCCGCGAGCTTCTGTTTCTTCTGCTTTTGTTGTTCCAGCTGAGACAGAATGAGGTCGATGTATCCCGCTGTCGCCTCCTCGGCGGTGCTTTTCTTGTCTTTACAGAAGAAGCAGGTCTTAGTCCGCGGCGAGTCTTCAGACTGATCCACGACTTTTGACAACCTTTTGGTGTCCACTTGCTGCTTCTCCAGCTCTTCTTCGACCTGCGCCTTGTCCTGCTGCTGGTGCCGTCCGGCCTCGAGCTCCCATTCGGCCGCCTCCAGAGCGGCCGCGAGCTCTGTGTTTCTCAGTTTTTCCACATGAAGCTGAGAAACCAAGCAGGCAATCTGATCTTCCTGCTTTTTAGTCAGATCAGAGAGGGATGACTTCTCCCGCTCGGCCTCCTCCAAAGCAACCACGAGGGCGGTGTTTTCCTCTGTCTGCTCCCGAAGCTCAGCCACAAGGACGGCTCTTGACCTTTTTCTGGTCTCaggaggacaaggaggaggCTTGCGACGCAGCTTGGCCTGCTCCTCCTGTGCTTGGACAGCTTCTCTCAGCTTGCTCAGTTCACAGTGTATCTTTTGTGATTGAGTCTTCTCGCTTTCCAGAGCTTCTTCCAGTTCCAACTCGATGAAGGTTTTATTGACCTTTTCAGCGCAGAGCTCCTGTTCAAGGGCTTTAATCTCTCCCTTCATTTCGTTAAGCAGTATCTGCTGGTCTTTTATGAACAGCCACTGCTTAGCACCTTGTCCATGGGCGTTCTGGAGCGCGCCTCCGAGCCGCTCCAGCTCCGATTTCATGAACTCCATATTCATCTGCATTACTTTTCTCTCACGGCTCCAGTCGACGTCGTCCTGTTCTCGGAGCCGAACGTGGAAACTGGACTGGAGGAGGTTTCTCTCCTCGGGTGCACTTTGGGTTCGCCCCGCCTCGCCGTCCTTCAGTTCACAATTAAACTGACCTTCCGAAGAACCGGAGTGGAAATCTTCTGAAGGGTAAACCTTGGATTCAACGTATTCCGACATGACTTCTGTAGGATCAGTTGATATTCTCCTCTGTCAATGTTTTTCCGTTTGCAAAGTGCACGAACGTGTGACTGTCAAACTTCTCTGAGTGGAATAATGTCTCTGATTCACACTTGGTGCCAGTCCTGTACTTATACACTAAATATGGCTTAATTACATCATTCCGTTCCATCCTGACATTATGATGTCATATAGCAGAGAGGCTTTTAACTCCAAATGACATCGTTCCATCTATCCTGCAGTctgctgttgccatggataccagtttgtttatgtttgaaTGTATGAATGTGATGCTTTCTGAGGATTTTCTAAAATATGGCAAAGAAAGTACTACAAAGAAATGATGGATgtcacatgcccactttatgataatcacatccagttttgagggcaagtcatagtcaagtcagcacactgacacactgacagctgttgtatttttatgctaaatgcagtacctgtgagggtttctggacaatatttgtcattattttgtgttgttaattgatttacaataataaatatatacatacatttgcataaagcagcatatttgcccacacccatgttgataagagtattaaatacttgacaaatctcccttttaaaggtcccatattgtaaaaagtaagattttcatgtcttttatattataaagcaggtgatatataaatactgtgaaagtatcaataCACTCAATCCATTTTATCCACTTTAGACTTTTagaaaatctgcaaaatgttgctgaaagaaggtgtttttttaacttctttttATGTCCATACATTGTTCTATTAAGTAGGGATGAATAATATTTTTTCGTCCATAGGCCCAGAGAAAACATAAATGttcagggaggaaaaaaaacatgtttatttatacttatattaggagagaagagaagtatagaaaaggaattgaaaaagaataaataaaataaaaatgagagataaagttagaaaatcgaaagaaaagaataaaaaaaaaaattaggaataataataaataaaaaataaatagagaaaaataaatagggaaatgataatgacaataataataaataaataaaaataaaaatgagataaagttagaaaatagaaataaaaaaatagaataggaataataataaataaatcaaaacgaAGGACTTCCGGTGACGCTGGAATGTAGCAGACGTGTTGGCCTCGCTCTCCCGCGAATTCACTCTAAAACAGTACTTTTCCATAACCCCTGAGATTTAAATAGCATATTTTTGAACAGTACCTGCTATATTAAGCTCCTGCAACACCGGCATAATGTCAAAATCAGCGAAGTCTAGGAAGGGCGAAGCCGAAGCTCCGAGTATGTGTGGTAGCGTTAGCTCATGCTTAGCCGACATGGCAGGCCTGCTAGAGGAGCACAGAGCTAGCATCTCCGCTGATTTTAAAACAGTCTTCGCGGCCCTCGAGGTGAAGTTGAACATCACCCAGGCTGCAGTAACCAACACGGCCAACGTATAGATTCTCTGGAGTCAAATGCTGATCTGCAAGATCGGAGAATTCAAGCGCTGGAGGAGCGATGCACGGCCCTAGCCGATAGCAACGCCAAGCTAACGGAAAAGACCGCGGACCTGGAAGGTCGGAGCCGAAGGAATAATATCCGCATTGTCGGTCTCTcgggctgtattcgaaaccgcatactgcatactactgaggagcgcagtatacagtacatactgtgttcctgagtagtatgcagtatgtgacagttaaagggatgtatttagcagtatgctagacgaggCTTTAGCCTtcaaaccagctcttaaagaacggcaaaaaaacaaacttgtaccactattataatattatcaaaaaatacaactttgattttgttgtttatgttctgcttgtttactttataagatactgtaggtttaaactatttattctaacagctcataatgaagtcagacaaacaggatcatcaacgaggagagacgaaatataaaacattcatccacaacatttactcaaactgctttttcagttacagcaacaaaaaactgatctccctccagatatgagagaaatgttaaaaaagtgtcatgttgtctcaacaggaatctctctgccccgtcagaagctgctctttccctcgccactctgctgctctgcagccgctctgtgagcgccactggccggctctccagcgagctacgcccgcgggcgattgtggagctttttaactccaaaaaggcagataaacacaggttcctgttaatttataatgcacatctgtgttgtgatatttaaacaaactatccgtcaacaaggaaataaaagcctcttgtctacgaggccggagtgagctccagcagctcatagcggtctctgagcgtgactacccggctTGCTGGCAGCGACCCGGGCAGGCGCTCGCTGGCTGTCACGGTAttctgtggagcttctaaactcagacaacggtggaacaaatgttcgattcgccatctaacttcgtaaaactgccgatattaatattctacacagttgatttctcgcctcaaaaactttcagaagtgaatttagtgttgaaatggctacaaaaaacgtaaaaaacgagcagcttttggctgctgtttttgtacTCGTAGCCTGTactgttccagcgctttgcattgtgggatacagtaggcgaggtagactggtccgatgcatactggagaatttttccaaatcagtacgtcatctgggtatttttggcatactggagattttgcttttgttcgcatactgcatactacatactacattttggccaaatcagtacgtactactagtatagtatgcggtttcgaatacagccctGGAGTCTATCGTACTGTGAGTACACATGTCTGACTGTTCTACTTGGCTGGGGCCGACACAACAGGACATATGTTCTGCATATGTGAACCTTGTTCTTCCATTGGAGCTATTGCTCCGCTAGCCATCAGGACACCATAAACTGGGCGACCAACTTTACATCGATGTGCATTGCTGCAGACGCATTGACTGTTCCACTGTTAGTGTTCTCCAACGTTACACAATGTCTCTTTTATTATGACTATCTGTCTATGTTATGGAACACTACTGTTTTCAACATAACTAGTTCAGTATTGATTAACCTCACCGCAGGTCTAATAATCCATTGTTGGTAATGTCCTGCAATGTTCTATACTGCCTATTTCCAAGAGTAAGCTCAGACTTTGTTCTtaaagtatatacatatatatattttattttttattttattatttttatttttattacacatATATCTTTGCTTCTTTctctactattattatttatttttgtatctctatcttttattttccttgtaCTATTATATTTTTACTACAGAATTTATAGCTAAGATATGCTGCAGTGCggccttattttttttttataccattGATGCACAAAGACAATGCTAATACTTAACATTACCTCTTGTTATACTACTGGCTATATCGCCGCGGCACCTGCTCCGGTTCTcggtttttttcttctttctcgtCTTACCCTGTTGTGCTCGGTCTCTAATAGAGCTATTCAAGTACTGATAGAGTCTCCTGGTTTACACCATTGGTAATGTTCCCTAACGTTCTATATTGCCTTATACCATGGGTAAACCTAAGTTGTGTTCTCGAGGCAGTCTACCTGTTGTTCTTTCACTTCACTGCTATTACTTTCTTTGCGCGGAATCGGTAAAGTTATTGTTCATATACTGTTCATAACGGTTTACATTTGTTAATGTGTGGGTTTAAATGAAGAGATGTGGGTGCCGAGACGTCTTTAGAAGGAAAGCTGACAAAGAAAGGTATGTTGGTGCCAATTTATTTGGCAGAAAAGGTTTTTATTATGGGAAATAGAGAGATAGGGGGGTGGGTTTGTCTGGCGGGGAGGGATAGCACAGGGAGGGTGAGCCAGACTGGGGTGGTTGGGATGACCTCTTTGCTTGTCTACTCTTCATCTGGGAGTCCTTGTTGGTTGGACTCACGTACACTaccttgtgtgtttttgtatgttgcactttttttctttattattgtttgttgCTGGCACTCTAGGACCGACCTGGCATATGTGCGCGACCCCTTGTCTAGTATCCCTCACATCCTTCCACTCCTTAAATCTTTTGGCGCGCTCGggttataaattaaatataaaaaaaacaaatgttttcctATTAACCAACTGGCTGCTGATTTACCACCGCCGTCAATACCTTTTAAATTATCTAAAACAGGATTTAAATATCCAGGCATCGTTATCACCAGATCGATCCGCTCGCTACAGGATCAAAACCTTACAGCACTCACGGCGGCAGTCAAATCTGATTTACAGAGGTGGAGCCGTCTACCGCTTTCTTTAATAaaattttttaacataaatcaaAACGAAATAGAGAAAACTAaataggaaaaaataataataataacaaataaataaataaaataaaaataaagagaaaataaaataaagagaaacaaagtaaatagtgataataaatcacaacaaataaataaataccaacaaaaatcaatagaagaataaaaaataaaaaatcccaaGTTGTTACATATTAATTTAGTTCACATCAATTAAGAAAAATTGAGTTATTGGAGACCACTTCGTTATGAATACATCTGTCCTTAGGTGTAACTTGCAGTGATTTTTTCCATGTAGTAAAAGTAaggtgtttttaatttaattattttctttgtaactccagataaaaacaaacttagAAACCAACATATAAAATCAGTTGCTGTTTATTTTCAGGCTATATGAGAACTCATCAGTTCTTGTCTCCTGATCTACAcatcaaacaaaacattcaatgtTTGTACACATGACACATGCGGTGCAACTTTTTCAACAACCGACCAACAAACATGACAAGAtgatctattttattatttatttatttttaaaaagagatgATTTTTTGTATCAGAAGGTATTTCGACGGGCCTCACAGACCCGTAAGCATTAGTACTCATATATTTGTGAGGACCAGTTTCAGTTTTAGACCAGAAAAGTgaactcacttcacttttccaTGTAAAAAACCAAGTCATACGCCTCAAACTACCCTCTTCAAAGGGGTTAAGACTGATCAGTCCTCACAAGTATACaagaacttgtgtgtgtgtgcattagtaATCATATATTTGTGAGGACCAGTATCAGTTTTAGACCAGAAAAGTGAACTCAGTTCACTTCACACAGTCAAAAACCAAGTCATACGCCGCCTAAGAGCTGTTTAGGGGGTTAAGACTGATCAGTCCTCACAAGTATACAagaacttgtgtgtgtgcgcattaGTAATCATATATTTGTGAAGACCAGTTTCAGTTTTAGACAGGAAAAGTGAACTCAGTTCACTTCACACAGTCAAAAACCAAGTCATACGCCACCTAAGAGCTGTTTAGGGGGTTAAGACTGATCGATCCTCACAAGTATACAagaacatgtgtttgtgtgagtgtatgtggtGCTTTTTTTTCGCCTCAGTGTTGAGTCGTGCAGCAGAAGAGCCTCCTGAGCCACTTGTTCTTTTTCTTGGCGATCTGGTTCTGTAGATCAGCCAGCTGGGTGTTCAGGGTGCTCTCCGACTCATTCCACTCCTGCTCCTTTTCACGCAGAGTCTCGTTGAGGTCTTCTGTGGCCTGAAGGAGGGATGACTTGTCCTTCAGCTCCCGCTTAGTCTTCTTCAGAGTAGCCGCGAGAGTGGAgttcctctctttttcctcaaCAAGCTGAGCAACAGTGGAGGAGGTCTGAGCTATATGCTTTCTGGTCAGATCAGCCATGAGGTCCTTGTTGGCTTTGATCCGAGCCTGCAGCTGGGCAATATTGACATCCTTAAGCTGTGCTGAGAGGGATGAATTTTCCTGCTCGGCCTTCTCCAGAGCAGCCGCGAGCTTCTGTTTCTTCTGCCTTTGTTGTTCAAGCTGAGACACAATGAGGGCGACGTATTCCTCTTTCGCCGCATTGGTCTCCACTCGCTGCTTCTCCAGCTCTTTTTTGACATGCGTCTCTTCCTCCCACCGGATCCGTCCGGCCTCGAGCTCACACTCAGCCTTCTCCAGAGCAGCCTCAAGCTTCTGTTTCTTCTGCTTTTCTTGTTCCAGCTGAGACAGAATGAGGGCGATGTGTTCCTCTGTTGACTTCTGGGtggtgcttttcttttttttgcagatgaAGGAGGGCTTAGTCCGCCTCAATTGTTCGGACTGATCAACAACTTTTGCCAACCCTTCGGTCTCCACTCGCAGCTTCTCCAGCTCTTCCTCGACCAGCGCcatgtcctgctgctggaactcCAGCTCTTCATCGACCAGCGCCATGTCCTGCTGCTGGCGCCGTCCGGCCTCCAGCTCCCACTCGGCCTCCTCCAGAGCGTCCAAGAGCTCGGTGTTTCTCCGTTTTTGCTCATGAAGCTGAGCAAGATTGGCACCCTGAAGCTGTGCTGAGAGGGATAACTTTTCCCGCTCGGCCTCCTCCAGAGCGGCCGCGAGGGtggtgtttctctgtgtctgctCCTCAAGCTGAGCAACAAAGGAGGCAGTCTGATCTTCATGCTTTCTAGTCAGATCAGCCATGAGATCCTTGGTGGTTTGGATCCGAGCATCCGGCTGGGCAAGATTGGCACCCTGAAGCTGTGCTGAGAGGGATGAATTTTCCCACTCGGCCTTCTTCAGAGCATCCGCGAGCTTCAGTTTCTTATGAATTTGTCGTTTCAGCTGAGACACAACGTAGGCGATGTATTCCTTTATCTCCGCAAGGGTGgcgtttttcttgtttttacagAAGAAGCAGGGCTTCTGAACGTCTTCAGACCAATCCGTGACTTGTGCCAAACCTTCGGTCTCCAGCTCTTCTTCGACATGCGCCTCTTCCTGCCGCCGGAGCCATCCGGCCTCGAGCTCACGCTCAGCATTTTTCAGAGCAGCCGCGAGCTCCTGTTTCTTCTGCCTTTGTCGTTCCACCTCAGACTCAATCTGGTCAATGTATTGCGCTGTCGCCTCCTCGGCGGTGCTTCTCTTGTCTTTACAGAAGAAGCAGG
This window contains:
- the LOC119481443 gene encoding calponin homology domain-containing protein DDB_G0272472-like; this encodes MSEYVESKVYPSEDFHSGSSEGQFNCELKDGEAGRTQSAPEERNLLQSSFHVRLREQDDVDWSRERKVMQMNMEFMKSELERLGGALQNAHGQGAKQWLFIKDQQILLNEMKGEIKALEQELCAEKVNKTFIELELEEALESEKTQSQKIHCELSKLREAVQAQEEQAKLRRKPPPCPPETRKRSRAVLVAELREQTEENTALVVALEEAEREKSSLSDLTKKQEDQIACLVSQLHVEKLRNTELAAALEAAEWELEAGRHQQQDKAQVEEELEKQQVDTKRLSKVVDQSEDSPRTKTCFFCKDKKSTAEEATAGYIDLILSQLEQQKQKKQKLAAVLKKTEQGNSSFSAQLQGANLAQPDARIQITKDLMADLTRKLEGQTATFVAQLHEQKLRNTELLDALEAAEWELLAGWRQQQDIALVEEELEMLRVETEGLAKVVDQSKQLPRTQPSNKKSTIQESTEEHMALILSQLEQQKQKKQKLAATLEKAECEIEAGRIRWQEEAHVEEAHVEEELEKQQVETTNAATEEHIALILSKLERQRQKKKKLAAALKKAEQENSSLSAQLKDLTADLTRKHEAQTASFVAQLVEEKERNSTLAATLKKTKRELKDKSSLLQATEDLNETLREKEQEWNESESTLKTQLADLQNQIAKKKNKWLRRLFCCTTQH